Below is a genomic region from Elephas maximus indicus isolate mEleMax1 chromosome 22, mEleMax1 primary haplotype, whole genome shotgun sequence.
tctttcaactgtttttctgttctctaattcatttagttcagctctaatttttattatttgtttccatctggtgcctgatggattcttttgttgctcactttctatttgttcaagttatagggacagttctctgatttcggctctttcttctttatgtatgtgtgcatttatcgatataaattgacctctgagcactgcttttgctgtgtcccagaggttttgataggaagtgttttcattctcattgcattctatgaatttctttattccctccttgatgtcttctataactcagtcttttttgagcagggtattgttcagtttccaagtatttgatttcttttccctgatttttctgttattgatttccacttttatggccgtgtggtctgagaagatgctttgtaatatttcgatgttttggattctgcaaaggtttgttttatgacctaatatgtgatctattctagagaatgttccatgtgcactagaaaaaaagtatactttggagctgttgggtggagtgttctgtataagtcaatgaggtcaagttggttgattgtagcaattaggtcttccatgtctctattgagcttcttactggaagtcctatccttctccgaaagtggtgtgttgaagtctcctactataattgtggaggtgtctatctcacttttcagttctgttaaagtttgttttatgtatctttcagccctgtcattgggtgcataaatatttaatatggttatatcttcctggtaaattgtccctttaatcattatgtagtgtccttctttatcctttgtggtggatttaactttaaagtctattttgtcagaaattaatattgctactcctgttcttttttgcttgttgtttgcttgatataattttttccatcatttgagtttttgtttgtttgtgtctctaagtctaagatgtgtctgttgtaggcagcatatagatggatcgtgtttctttatccagtctgagactctctctctttattggtgcatttagtccatttacattcagcgttaattatagataagtgtgtgtttagtgctgtcatttcaatGCCTTTTTGtgggtgttgttgacaatttcatttttccacttttttgtgctgagacgtttttctttgtaaattgtgtgttcctcattttcatagtagttgaatttatgtttgctaagtcgttatgtttttcttggtttttattttgagttatggaattgttagacctctttgtggttaccttaatatttacccctatttttctaagtagaaacctaacttgtgtcatcctatatcgccttgttttcctctccatatggcagttctatgcctcctgcattttgtccctctttttgattattgtgatcttttacataatgacttcaatgattccctgttttgagcatttttttctttttacaattaatcttaatttgtttttgtgatttcccttttctgagttgatatcaggatgttctgttctgtgaccttgtgttgtgttggtatattactgattttctgaccaaaaaatttcctttagtatttcttgtagctttggtttggtttttgcaaattctctaagcttgtgtttatctgtaaatgggaTAATTCCAccttttaatttcaccttcatatttgagagagagttttgctggatatatgatccttggctggcagttttctccttcagtgccctatatatgtcatcccattgccttcttgactgcatggtttctgctgagtagtctgaacttattcttattgattctcctttgaaggagacctttcttttatccctggctgctttaaaaattttctttttatctttggttttggcaagtttgatgataatatgtcttggtgattttctttttggatcaatcttacatggggttcgatgagcatcttggatagatatcctttcatctttcatgatgtcagggaagttttctgccaacagatcttcaactattctctctgtatattctgttatccctccctgttctcgaactccaatcacatacaagttattcttcttgatagagtcccacatgattcttagggtttcttcattttttaaaattcttttatctgatttttcttcaactgtattggtgtcaattcccttatcctccagctcccccactctgcattcctgttgctcgattctgctcctctgacttcctgttgagctgtctaattctgtaatttcactgttaaccttttggatttctgaatgctgtctctctagggattcttgcagcttattaatttttccactatgttcttgaataatctttttgatttcttcaactgctttgtcagtgtgttccttggctttttctgtagattgccttatttcatttctgaggtcatccctgatgtcttgaagcattctgtaaattagttttttatattctgcatctggcaattccagaattgtgtcttcatttgggaaaggttttgattctttaatttggggagttgtaaaaGCAATCAcggtttgcttctttatgtggtttgatatcgactgctgtctccgagccatctataagacattgtaatgatttattttatatttgctcactgagtcttatcttgttttgttttctttcaacatacatagatgggctactagattgcactgtcttgattgttgtagcctttgaatcactgatgtcctattaccagctggtttgggctgttaccagatatatatgcctgagtccattcactattcttgagtagaatctgattttgggtcatcaagtgtgtggtgtagactgtcacctattcacttagaggagtagtggtgatagttgtgtgcaccagattctagtagcagcaggggggtcacactccaggtggggcaggatgctgacaggcttcccccaagtgccagtgaggtaggtgtgtctctattcctaaagcactttggtgggtgggctctgcagctgtaccttaggtacccaatgcatgtacctctatagattggtaggtgtcactatcctcagacccctatggcaggaggctaggtggtttgagtggagcctcagccctcagttccccgttgtgggtcagtgagggctctgtttaataggtagagatatcagacctggaaaacttgtctttccagtaatcccctaaaacaattacagtcagatcactatcagaattgcctttgcattataatagccaccttgttccctgtagggatgaaagcccaagactgtggatctcatatgcttggctggagctggttctgtatttttagtccaatttcaggaagtcagggaaggatttttggtccctcggttttttgtagctgcttctctcaggccaggagaatgggttaggaaaagacaaaaaaaaaaaaaaaaaagcaaaaagaaaaccctagagcacttcactccctggcccaagaaattccgatgttaatgaagccgcctgggaagggaagggaggggtcagatagataggagagagtagcacccaggaatatagacaaggtcacttatcttgcttggtgatgactgttttatctgagattcccgaggggtgtgcgCTGCctgggtggagattgcccccgagggtcaggcccatgtcctgtgcttgtgctgtctcagaagccgtggtcagttcctctgctcccagtccaaagcccagtgccaaggctgggatgccgcactccaggttccaaaaccagttgctgcctcccggtgacttctcctcccgtcagccgcgtcgctgcgctgcctgcatgcgctggctgggcttcccctggggtcactttagggagcTAGGGCTACGTCCTGTGTTTGCACTGTCTCAGgctgctgtgctcagctcccctgcacccagtccaaagcccggagccaaggttttctgactgggacgctggctccaggctccaaaaacagtcgctgcttccccgtggttgctcattctctcgttagccacgtcagtgtgcagcgtgtttgcgctggctgagtctctacggaggttaccccagggggctaggggttagggctgtgtcctgtgcctgcgccttctcagcaagccgcaatcagccccatcactcggcaccagggaaccgcaagggctcaaggctgtggcgccGGATGCCGGCTCCAGAggcagttgctgcttcaggatgcagcttttcactcacctgtcactcaggtcaactctttagatctgtgtttgatggtcagagttcatagattgtcatgtatgtgatcgattcacttgtttttccgagtctttgttgcaagagggatccgaggtagcttctacctagtcagccatctcagCTCTGCCCTTTCAATCTGTTCCATGTTTTTTAACGCCTCCTCAACAATCATTGTGGACTGCCCAGAATTTTCATGTAAGAACAGTGATCCTGTCCTGTACTTAGAGAAAGACAGTCCTAGTCCAAtatttttttaacactgtaaTGACTGCTTTAACTACAgtgcaacaaaacaaataaagaagCTTAAATTTGAGCACAATATGAGTAGGTTACACatctgttgtgtgctgtcaattcagactcacagagaccccactggacagagtagaactgcccatagggtttccaggactgttgtctttacggaagcagaccgccacatctttctcccatggaagcagctggtaggttggaactgctgaccttctggttagcagccgagcctttaaccactataccaccaggactcctttggttACACACTAGGGTGGTTTTTAGAAGTcgcagccaaaaccaaaccaaacccattacccttgagttgattctgacgtttagagaccccataggacagagtagaactgccccatagggttttcaaggaacagctggtggactcgaactgccgaccttttgcatGGCAGCCATAGCtactaaccactataccactagggtttcctttagatgtccctggctggcacaaatggttaagtgctcaactactagccaaaaggcagttcaaacctacccacaggcacctcgggatacaggcctggcgacctgcttctgaaaggtcacagccctgaaaaccctatggagctgttcttctctgcacacatagggttgctaggaatcagaattgaccAGACGGgaactaaaaataacaacacaGCAGTTTTGCCAACTCTGGGCAAAACTGAGGGCCTGTGGTTCTGTGAAAGATGGGGCAAATGTAGCTCAGGTTGTCAACTGGGACTCCTGTGGGCTCTTCCACGGACCCCTCCAAGTGCTTGGCCAGATCCCCGCGTGTTCATCACAGGGTAGAGCCACGGTTCTCAATGTGTGGTCCCCGGACCAGCAGCATGAGCATCACCTGAGAACTACAGAAACTAGACTGAGGGGCTGGGGCCCCACAATCTGAGTTCTAACAAGTCCAACAGGTGatgctgagaaccactggtgtaGAGGGATTACCTGGTTATTGGCTCATCTCTCCCACTAGACCAGTGGGTCTCAACCTTGGTGCACATTAGAAACACCTggaagctttttaaaaacactgaaGCCCATACTCCATACCTGCTAGGTTGGCTACTAtcaggaaaaggaaaataataagtgttggcaaGGCCGCAGAGAAACTAGAACCCTTATCTGCTGggcatgcaaaatggtacaggcaCTCtggaaaagtttggaggttcctcaaaaagttaaacatagtactaccattaaaaagaaaaaaaaaaaaaaccctctaatgGTGACTGCATGtgctgtagagtagaactgttttccacagagttTTaaagctgatctttcagaagcaaattgccagggctttcttccgaggtgcctctgggtgggctcaaaccaccaacctttcggttagtagccaggcaCATCACTAttggcactacccagggactctctctAAACACAGAGCAGTGGTTTTATCAAGCCTTcaaaacacacacaacacacacccaTCGCCGTCCTCTGCTTACCTGTAAAATATTCCACTTCTTTCTCCAACTGTTGGAAAATCTCATCTGCCTCAGCTCTGCCAAACAGGACAGTGTAATCGCAGTCTAGGTCCTGAGCCCGAATATGGCGCCAGCGGGGGCCTGCTGAGTGGACTCCACCCTCTGCAGTGTCTCTCCTGGGCCTTTTCCTAGAgcttccctcctctcctctcaaCACAGCGGCGTCTTCACCTGTCTGATCTTGTTCCTCCCGCAAGCTTCTCTCCTCACCCTTCCCCAAACGGTGGTGGAAAGCCCCCTTCACCAGGAATTTGTCCATCCTGTCTCTGTCTCCGCAAAGGCACCTGGAGCCAGGCAAAGACAGGGAGAGGTTACCCAGGCTGTCTGTCTGGTGGAAAGCCTGTTCTGCAAAGGGCTCCCACAGCAACACTCCCCCTATTTTTAAGTTtccattttaaagtttaaaaccACATCCTAAAAAGGAAGCAGAGGTTGTTAAAGTCGAAAGGACCCCTAGCGATGGTCTGCTCCAGGGTCTCCCCGACTTCTGTGGCTGGCTACTTGCAAAAATCTCAGTATCTGCACCCCGCCCCCAAGCACCTGAATTTTTAGAGTACACCCGGGAATTCACACACCACAGTCAAATGTGGAAATGCCATCTAGTCcaaaccctcattttacagatggggaaactgacgCCTTGAGAGGGGGAAGGGATTGGCCCAAAGTCACCCAGGGATGCAGTGCAACTATCTCCtgcttacagtaaaaaaaaaaaaaggatgctgaCAATGGATtcagactcagagcgaccctagaggacagagcagaattgccccatagggtttctaaggctgtttttttttaacctttaggcaagcaggctgccacgtatttctccggcagagcagccagtgggttctcCCTGCCCACCTTTCCTtttgcagcccagtgcttaatcactgagccCTTTTCACCCCACTTAGGAGAAGGGAGGACTGTTAACCACCCACCATCCAACCCCAGATTAAAATAGGTCAGTAGAGTAATACTTCAGTGGATATGAtgaagaatccagatataaaacagttaaacacatagacacacacacactgaattcTGAAAGAATTGTAACATGCGCGTGGGCACGGGgagcggtgtgtgtgtgtgtaaggattCTTTTTAATATCTCAGACAGCACCCGTGCAGCTCCAATTCTTGCAAGCATCCTAGAAGGGGGTGGCGGGAAAGAAAAAACACTCACCCCGGACCACAGCCACTGCTTCCGGGTAGATTTGCGCTGCAAGCCGGGAAACGCGACAAAATTTGCAAAACAAGGTGGTGGGAAACCTCCAGGCGCCACCTGCTGGCTCTCTCCATGCGTTGCAGGCATTTCCGTGCTTCAGTTTAACATCGTTTGTTCCACAACGGTTGAGAATTATTGGTGAATTGGGAACTGCTCATGTCACCTCTCACTGGGGATTATCTTGGTGTCTTGGAAGGGGGTTGGGCCACCAACATATTGTGGCAGGTAGCAGCGCAAGTTCTGCGCTCAGACCCCTGGCTTCCGTTTGTGTTTCCTTGGCTCTAGCTGTGTGGGCTCCAGCAGGtcgcttaacctctctgggcctgaatttcctcacctgtaaagcaGGGACTATAAAACCTATGTCATGAGAGggccatgaggattaaatgagaggaCGTCTGAGAAGAGCTTCTATGTTAAAAAGGGGTGGCAGGTGCTGTTACTGCTCCTAATTCTTGTTTATTCTATCTCCCCCAGTGGGATGAAACTTCCATGAGGTTGTGGACCTTCTGAGAACTTTGACAGATACACACAGTTGTGtagccaccaccacaatcaaggtcCAAAGCAATTGCATCATCCCAAAATATTCCTTCAGGCTCCTTCATTGCCAAACTCCCCTCTCCCGCCCCTGTCCCTGGCAACCAttgatctgttttctgtccccaccatttgctttttccagaattacttataaatgaaatcatacaatatgtagcctttttggtctggtttctttcacttagcataatgtttttgagatttatccatgtttttatatcagttgttgttgttaggtgccctcgagtca
It encodes:
- the ALKBH2 gene encoding DNA oxidative demethylase ALKBH2 isoform X3, with translation MLARIGAARVLSEILKRILTHTHTAPRAHAHVTILSEFSVCVSMCLTVLYLDSSSYPLKCLCGDRDRMDKFLVKGAFHHRLGKGEERSLREEQDQTGEDAAVLRGEEGSSRKRPRRDTAEGGVHSAGPRWRHIRAQDLDCDYTVLFGRAEADEIFQQLEKEVEYFTGIKTGVTTLASTEMTSENWIPGSLSPLSPSVPAGTSSSGIRILEGRDPPSGWTWSGSSWPMAVYC